A genomic window from Pseudomonadota bacterium includes:
- the fliI gene encoding flagellar protein export ATPase FliI — MLINPLRQAVKEVEKLPEYRLYGRVASVLGMMVEVGGVERQLSIGDRCLLMARGGRRVPCEVVGFRQNRALVMPFVPLEGVGVGSRAEVAESEPVVFPDEAWLGRVVNAMGEPVDGKGPLVNGRQGYPLRAQPPKAHERARLGGKIDLGVRGLNTFLTTVMGQRMGIFAGSGVGKSVLMSMIARYTSADVNVIGLVGERGREVQEFIQDILGPEGLARSVIVVATSDESPLMRRQAAYLTLAISEFFRDLGKEVLCLIDSITRFAMAQREIGLSAGEPPASKGYTPTVFGELPRLLERAGPGIGKGNITGLFAVLVEGDDHNEPIADSVRGIIDGHIVLERHIAERGRYPAINIMRSISRAMPACNTPEENRLVVKARSLLSLYEDMAELIRLGAYRRGSDPRVDEAIAYYPALERFLAQDKDERCDLETGYAQLGQILDNPPVGDQV, encoded by the coding sequence ATGCTGATCAATCCGTTGCGGCAGGCAGTGAAAGAGGTGGAGAAGCTGCCGGAATACCGCCTTTACGGCCGCGTTGCCTCGGTTTTAGGCATGATGGTGGAGGTGGGCGGGGTCGAGCGGCAGCTTTCCATCGGCGATCGCTGTCTCCTCATGGCCCGCGGCGGCCGCCGGGTCCCCTGCGAGGTGGTGGGGTTCCGGCAGAACCGGGCCTTGGTCATGCCCTTCGTCCCGCTCGAAGGGGTGGGTGTGGGCAGCCGCGCCGAGGTGGCGGAGTCGGAGCCGGTGGTGTTTCCCGATGAAGCCTGGCTCGGCCGCGTGGTCAACGCCATGGGCGAGCCGGTCGACGGCAAGGGCCCGCTGGTGAATGGCCGGCAGGGCTATCCGCTTCGCGCCCAGCCGCCGAAGGCGCATGAGCGCGCCAGGCTCGGCGGCAAGATCGATCTGGGCGTGCGCGGGCTCAACACCTTCCTCACCACCGTCATGGGCCAGCGCATGGGCATCTTCGCCGGCTCCGGCGTGGGCAAGTCGGTGCTGATGTCGATGATCGCCCGCTACACCTCGGCCGATGTCAACGTCATCGGGCTCGTCGGCGAGCGCGGACGCGAGGTGCAGGAGTTCATCCAGGACATTCTCGGTCCCGAAGGCCTGGCACGATCGGTCATCGTGGTCGCGACTTCGGACGAGTCGCCGCTGATGCGCCGGCAAGCTGCCTATCTCACGCTCGCCATCTCCGAATTTTTCCGCGACCTCGGCAAAGAGGTGCTCTGCCTCATCGACAGCATCACCCGCTTTGCCATGGCGCAGCGCGAGATCGGGCTCTCGGCGGGCGAGCCGCCCGCGAGCAAGGGCTATACGCCGACCGTGTTCGGCGAGCTGCCGCGCCTGTTGGAGCGCGCCGGGCCCGGCATCGGCAAGGGCAACATCACCGGACTCTTCGCCGTGCTGGTGGAAGGCGACGACCATAACGAGCCGATCGCCGACTCGGTGCGCGGCATCATCGACGGCCATATCGTGCTGGAACGGCATATTGCCGAGCGCGGCCGCTATCCGGCGATCAACATCATGAGGAGCATCAGCCGCGCCATGCCGGCCTGCAATACGCCGGAGGAGAACCGCCTGGTGGTCAAGGCGCGTTCGCTCCTCAGCCTTTATGAGGATATGGCCGAGCTCATCCGCCTCGGCGCCTATCGCCGCGGCAGCGACCCAAGAGTGGACGAAGCGATCGCCTATTACCCGGCGCTCGAGCGCTTCCTCGCCCAGGACAAGGATGAGCGCTGCGACCTGGAAACCGGCTATGCGCAGCTCGGCCAGATCCTGGACAATCCCCCCGTCGGCGATCAGGTCTAG
- a CDS encoding response regulator transcription factor: MRILLVEDDSATARSLELMLKSSGFVVDISEFGEDGLEIGKLYDYDIILLDLMLPDIDGYEVLRRLRAAKIQTPILILSGLAAPDDKIKGLGIGADDYMTKPFDRRELIARIQAIVRRSKGHSDPLIRTGKLTINIAQRLVEADGKPVHLTGKEYSILELLALRKGSTLTKEMFLNHLYGGMDEPEHKIIDVFVCKLRKKLMLATDGENYIETVWGRGYVLRDPQAEEPPKRARGAAKEPAIA; encoded by the coding sequence ATGCGCATTCTCTTGGTGGAAGACGATTCGGCGACGGCACGCAGCCTGGAGCTGATGCTGAAGTCGAGCGGCTTCGTCGTCGACATCTCCGAGTTCGGCGAAGACGGCCTGGAGATCGGGAAGCTCTACGACTACGACATCATCCTTCTCGATCTCATGCTTCCCGACATCGACGGCTACGAGGTGCTGCGCCGGCTGCGCGCCGCCAAGATCCAGACGCCGATCCTGATCCTGTCGGGATTGGCGGCACCCGACGACAAGATCAAGGGCCTCGGCATCGGTGCCGACGACTACATGACCAAGCCCTTCGATCGGCGTGAGCTCATCGCCCGCATCCAGGCGATCGTGCGGCGCTCCAAAGGCCATTCCGACCCGCTCATCCGGACCGGCAAGCTCACCATCAACATCGCCCAGCGCCTGGTCGAAGCGGACGGCAAGCCGGTGCACTTGACCGGCAAGGAGTACAGCATCCTCGAGCTCTTGGCCCTCAGGAAGGGCAGCACGCTCACCAAGGAGATGTTCCTCAATCATCTCTACGGCGGCATGGACGAGCCCGAGCACAAGATCATCGACGTCTTCGTCTGCAAGCTGCGCAAGAAGCTGATGCTGGCGACCGACGGCGAGAACTACATCGAGACGGTCTGGGGCCGGGGCTATGTGCTCCGCGACCCGCAGGCCGAAGAGCCGCCGAAGCGCGCTCGCGGCGCCGCCAAGGAACCGGCGATCGCCTAG
- a CDS encoding VOC family protein yields MSIGIIGIDHPVIAVRDMAAARGFYQRLGFTIPPRGSHLEWGTGNWCIMFQRDYLELRGIVDAERYLHGLDGFLERREGLMGVAFVPRSADETYSLARACGLDATTPRELTRRFELAEGEVHPRFRLVFFDQRQTEGLMASLVCQHLTPELIRRPEWTRHANGSLAVAALTAVVADITLVRRQQETLFGAAAVREANGRLVVDAGGGARLEFMTQAEAEQRRVALAGVALPYLSAITLAVAALAETSGLLERNGVSFQEEDDLLRVAPEDACGVILRFRENRR; encoded by the coding sequence ATGAGCATCGGGATCATCGGCATCGATCACCCCGTCATCGCCGTCCGCGACATGGCGGCGGCGCGCGGCTTCTACCAGCGCCTGGGCTTCACCATTCCACCCCGCGGCAGCCATCTGGAATGGGGCACCGGCAATTGGTGCATCATGTTTCAGAGGGACTATCTGGAGCTGCGCGGCATCGTCGATGCCGAGCGCTACCTGCATGGCCTCGACGGCTTCCTCGAGCGGCGCGAAGGCCTGATGGGCGTCGCCTTCGTCCCGCGCTCGGCCGATGAAACCTACAGTCTTGCCCGCGCCTGCGGGCTGGACGCGACGACGCCCCGCGAGCTCACCCGCCGCTTCGAGCTCGCCGAAGGCGAGGTCCATCCCCGCTTCCGCCTGGTGTTCTTCGATCAGCGGCAGACCGAGGGATTGATGGCCTCGCTCGTTTGCCAGCATCTGACGCCGGAGCTGATCCGCCGCCCCGAATGGACGCGCCACGCCAATGGTAGCCTGGCCGTCGCCGCGCTCACCGCCGTGGTCGCCGACATCACCCTCGTCCGGCGGCAGCAGGAGACGCTGTTCGGCGCCGCCGCGGTTCGTGAAGCGAACGGCCGGCTCGTGGTCGACGCCGGAGGCGGCGCGCGGCTCGAGTTCATGACCCAAGCCGAAGCCGAGCAACGGCGCGTGGCGCTCGCCGGCGTGGCCCTGCCCTATCTGTCGGCGATCACTCTCGCCGTCGCCGCGCTCGCCGAGACCAGCGGCTTGCTCGAGAGGAACGGCGTGAGCTTCCAGGAGGAAGACGATCTCCTCCGCGTAGCTCCTGAGGATGCCTGCGGCGTCATCCTGCGCTTCCGCGAGAACCGGCGTTGA
- the fdhF gene encoding formate dehydrogenase subunit alpha: protein MSELIRFQLDGREVEASPEETIWQVANRQGTEIPHLCFKPAPGYRPDGNCRACMVEIAGERVLAASCIRKPKAGMRVTTGSERAKKARAMIMELLLADQPQRNDSHDPNALIWQWAERMGVASSRFAGRGAPTPDRSHPAIGVHLDACIQCGLCVRACREVQVNDVIGMAYRGHDSKIVFDFDDPMGQSTCVGCGECVQACPTGALMPASLLDMAGRKAVTPDKAVDSLCPYCGVGCQLTFNMKEGKLVSVDGRDGPANHNRLCVKGRYGFDYVHHRHRLTQPMIRRQDAPKDRSLDCDPANPWTHFRPAGWDEALDAAAQGLKRIRETDGGNALAGFGSAKGSNEEAFLFQKLVRTGFGTNNVDHCTRLCHASSVAALMETIGSGAVTAPVSECANADVIVVIGANPTVNHPVAATFIKNAVKGGATLIVADPRGQALSRHATYMLRNRPGSDVALLNALIHTIITEGLTDRQYIEGFTEGYAELERQTAAFSPEKMAPLCGIEAQSLREVARVYARAERAMIFWGMGISQHVHGTDNARALIALALLCGQVGRPGTGLHPLRGQNNVQGASDAGLIPMFYADYRPVEDPAGRAEYESLWGMQLDPKRGLTVVEIMHAVHAGKIKGMYILGENPAMSDPDLNHVREALAHLQHLVVQEIFLTETAMFADVVLPATAFPEKDGSFTNTDRRVQLGRQALQPPGEAKPDWWTIQELARRLGLDWRYTHPKDVFAEMRRVMPSLKGITWERLEREGAVTYPVDSEDVPGRDVIFGEGFPTKSGRGKFVPCQILPPDEVPDSAYPMVLTTGRLLEHWHTGAMTRRATALDAIEPEAIAHMAPADLDRLGLAAGAAVSVETRRGRIELRARADAEVPEGVIFIPFCFAEAAVNLLTNPALDPFGKIPELKFCAARVEPVRLAAE from the coding sequence ATGAGCGAACTCATCCGCTTCCAGCTCGACGGGCGCGAGGTCGAGGCCAGTCCCGAGGAGACCATCTGGCAGGTGGCGAACCGGCAAGGAACCGAGATCCCGCATCTCTGCTTCAAGCCGGCGCCGGGCTATCGCCCCGACGGCAATTGCCGGGCCTGCATGGTCGAGATCGCAGGCGAGCGCGTGCTGGCCGCCTCCTGCATCCGCAAGCCCAAGGCCGGCATGCGCGTCACCACCGGCTCGGAGCGCGCCAAGAAGGCGCGGGCGATGATCATGGAGCTGCTGCTGGCCGATCAGCCCCAGCGCAACGACAGCCATGACCCCAATGCCCTCATCTGGCAATGGGCCGAGCGCATGGGTGTGGCCTCCAGCCGCTTTGCCGGCCGCGGCGCCCCGACCCCGGACCGCAGCCATCCGGCGATCGGGGTTCATCTCGATGCCTGCATCCAATGTGGGCTCTGCGTGCGCGCCTGCCGCGAGGTGCAGGTGAACGACGTCATCGGCATGGCTTATCGCGGCCATGACTCGAAGATCGTCTTCGACTTCGACGATCCCATGGGCCAGTCGACCTGCGTGGGCTGCGGGGAATGCGTGCAGGCCTGTCCGACCGGGGCCTTGATGCCGGCCTCGCTCCTCGACATGGCCGGCCGCAAGGCGGTGACGCCGGACAAGGCCGTCGACTCGCTTTGTCCCTATTGCGGCGTCGGCTGCCAGCTCACTTTCAATATGAAGGAGGGCAAGCTCGTTTCGGTCGACGGCCGCGACGGTCCGGCGAACCACAACCGGCTCTGCGTCAAGGGCCGCTACGGCTTCGACTATGTCCACCACCGCCACCGGCTGACCCAGCCGATGATCCGGCGCCAGGACGCGCCCAAGGACCGGTCGCTCGATTGCGATCCCGCCAATCCCTGGACCCATTTCCGCCCAGCCGGCTGGGACGAGGCGCTCGACGCCGCCGCCCAGGGGTTGAAGCGCATCCGCGAGACCGATGGCGGCAATGCGCTCGCCGGCTTCGGCTCCGCCAAGGGCTCGAATGAAGAGGCGTTCCTCTTCCAGAAGCTGGTCCGCACCGGCTTCGGCACCAACAATGTCGACCATTGCACCCGGCTCTGCCACGCCTCCTCGGTGGCGGCCCTGATGGAGACCATCGGCTCGGGGGCGGTCACCGCACCGGTCTCCGAATGCGCCAACGCCGACGTCATCGTCGTCATCGGCGCCAATCCCACGGTCAACCACCCGGTCGCCGCCACCTTCATCAAGAACGCGGTCAAGGGCGGCGCCACGCTCATCGTCGCCGATCCCAGGGGCCAGGCGCTCTCGCGGCATGCCACCTACATGTTGCGCAACCGGCCGGGCTCGGACGTGGCGCTCTTGAACGCGCTGATCCACACCATCATCACCGAGGGGCTGACCGACCGGCAGTACATCGAGGGCTTCACCGAGGGCTACGCCGAGCTCGAGCGCCAGACGGCGGCGTTCTCGCCCGAGAAGATGGCGCCGCTCTGCGGGATCGAGGCTCAGAGCCTGCGCGAGGTGGCGCGGGTCTACGCCCGGGCCGAGCGGGCGATGATCTTCTGGGGCATGGGCATCAGCCAGCACGTGCACGGCACCGACAATGCCCGGGCGCTCATCGCCTTGGCGCTGCTCTGCGGACAGGTCGGACGGCCCGGCACCGGCTTGCACCCGCTGCGTGGCCAGAACAACGTGCAGGGCGCGTCGGATGCCGGGCTCATCCCCATGTTCTATGCCGATTATCGCCCGGTCGAGGATCCCGCGGGGCGGGCCGAGTATGAGAGCCTCTGGGGCATGCAGCTCGACCCCAAACGCGGGCTGACCGTGGTCGAGATCATGCACGCGGTGCATGCGGGCAAGATCAAGGGCATGTACATCCTGGGCGAGAACCCGGCGATGAGCGATCCGGACCTGAACCACGTGCGCGAAGCCCTGGCGCACCTCCAGCATCTGGTGGTGCAGGAGATCTTCCTGACCGAGACCGCGATGTTCGCCGACGTGGTGCTGCCGGCCACCGCCTTCCCGGAGAAGGACGGCAGCTTCACCAACACAGACCGGCGCGTGCAGCTTGGCCGGCAGGCGCTCCAGCCGCCGGGGGAAGCCAAACCCGACTGGTGGACCATCCAGGAGCTCGCCCGTCGCCTCGGCCTCGACTGGCGCTACACCCACCCCAAGGACGTGTTCGCCGAGATGCGCCGGGTGATGCCGTCGCTGAAGGGCATCACCTGGGAGCGGCTTGAGCGCGAGGGGGCGGTGACATATCCAGTGGACTCGGAGGACGTGCCCGGCCGCGACGTCATCTTCGGCGAGGGATTCCCCACCAAGAGCGGCCGCGGCAAGTTCGTCCCCTGCCAGATCCTGCCGCCGGACGAGGTGCCGGACAGCGCCTATCCCATGGTGCTCACCACCGGACGCCTGCTCGAGCATTGGCACACCGGGGCGATGACCCGCCGCGCCACTGCCTTGGATGCGATCGAGCCGGAGGCGATCGCCCATATGGCGCCGGCCGATCTCGACCGCCTCGGCCTTGCCGCCGGTGCGGCGGTCAGCGTGGAGACGCGGCGCGGCCGCATCGAGCTCAGGGCCCGTGCCGACGCCGAAGTGCCTGAAGGGGTGATCTTCATCCCCTTCTGCTTCGCCGAGGCGGCCGTCAATCTCCTGACCAACCCCGCCTTGGATCCCTTCGGAAAAATCCCCGAGCTGAAATTCTGCGCCGCCCGCGTGGAGCCCGTGCGTCTCGCCGCCGAATAG
- a CDS encoding MinD/ParA family protein, producing the protein MTTVHSAAGASPLPKARNAIAVASGKGGVGKTWFAITLAHAFARHGRKALLFDGDLGLANVDIQLGLMPERDLGGVIGGRITLAQATTRYGDGGFDIIAGRSGNGSLATLPGQRLTQLRSELVALAASYDSVVLDLGAGLDRTVRLLAASAGTCLVVTTVEPTSLTDAYAFIKVTHADEPEVDIRVVVNMAGSVAEGQRTYQTLLRACQGFLKIAPPLAGIVRRDKKVVESIRNQTPLLTRHPGSDAAADVEAIVRNLVGG; encoded by the coding sequence ATGACGACCGTCCATTCCGCCGCTGGAGCCTCGCCGTTGCCCAAAGCGCGCAACGCCATCGCTGTCGCCTCCGGCAAGGGCGGTGTCGGCAAGACCTGGTTTGCCATCACGCTCGCCCATGCCTTCGCCCGCCATGGCCGCAAGGCTCTCCTGTTCGACGGAGATCTTGGCCTGGCGAATGTCGACATTCAGCTGGGCCTGATGCCGGAGCGGGATCTGGGCGGCGTCATCGGCGGCCGCATCACCCTCGCCCAGGCCACCACCCGCTACGGCGACGGCGGCTTCGACATCATCGCCGGCCGCTCCGGCAACGGCTCGCTGGCGACCCTCCCCGGCCAGCGCCTGACGCAGCTTCGCTCCGAGCTGGTGGCGCTCGCCGCAAGCTATGACAGCGTCGTCCTCGATCTCGGAGCCGGTCTCGATCGCACCGTGCGGCTCCTGGCGGCGAGCGCCGGCACCTGCCTGGTGGTAACCACGGTAGAACCGACGTCGCTCACCGACGCCTATGCGTTCATCAAGGTGACCCATGCCGACGAGCCCGAGGTGGATATCCGCGTCGTCGTCAACATGGCGGGCTCCGTCGCCGAAGGCCAACGCACCTACCAGACGCTGCTTCGGGCTTGCCAGGGCTTCCTCAAGATCGCGCCGCCGCTCGCCGGCATCGTCAGACGCGATAAGAAGGTGGTCGAAAGCATTCGCAATCAAACACCGCTGCTCACGCGCCATCCCGGCTCCGATGCAGCCGCCGACGTCGAGGCGATCGTGCGCAACCTCGTCGGCGGGTAG
- a CDS encoding NAD(P)H-dependent oxidoreductase subunit E, with protein MPDNEVAGGKPRHHGAGRGKARPQPKGRQVDGQALAEIRTLLGPGPRRRDLLIEYLHLVQDRHRGLPAGLLAALAHELKLPLAEVYEVATFYHHFDMIEDGAPAPAAVTVRVCDSLSCALAGAERLMAALAADVGPGVRVVPAPCIGACDKAPAVHVGQRLIAHADAASIRAALVAGETTPQPISHRRLASYRRDGGYQLLEACRAGRRKPEEIIAVLEQAGLRGLGGAGFPTGQKWRLVRQQPAPRLLAINADEGEPGTFKDRYFLETDPHRMLEGMLIGAWAIEAKSIYVYLRDEYPGIRALLGEELKALAESGLSQGLEIELRRGAGAYICGEESAMLESIEGKRGLPRHKPPYPSEVGLFGRPTLINNVETLHWVRDIVERGAAWFVGQGENGRKGLHTFSVSGRVKQPGVKIAPAGITVRRLIDDFCGGMAAGHRFKGYLPGGASGGILPASMADLPLDFGTLEPHGCFIGSAAVVVLSDQDDVRMAAHNLMRFFAHESCGQCTPCRVGTEKAAALLGQPRWDRPLLSELSTAMQDASICGLGQAAPNPMLTALRYFPEDFA; from the coding sequence ATGCCCGATAACGAAGTTGCCGGGGGGAAGCCGCGCCACCACGGCGCCGGCCGCGGCAAGGCGAGACCGCAGCCGAAGGGTCGGCAGGTCGATGGCCAAGCGCTGGCCGAGATCCGCACGCTGTTGGGTCCCGGCCCGCGCCGCCGCGATCTGCTGATCGAATATCTGCATCTCGTTCAGGATCGCCATCGCGGGCTGCCGGCCGGCTTGCTGGCGGCACTGGCCCATGAGCTCAAGCTGCCGCTGGCCGAGGTCTACGAGGTCGCCACCTTCTATCACCACTTCGATATGATCGAGGACGGCGCGCCCGCTCCGGCTGCGGTCACGGTCAGGGTTTGCGACTCCTTGAGCTGCGCCTTGGCCGGCGCCGAGCGTCTCATGGCGGCGCTCGCCGCCGATGTCGGCCCCGGCGTTCGCGTCGTGCCGGCGCCTTGCATCGGCGCCTGCGACAAGGCACCCGCCGTCCATGTCGGCCAAAGATTGATCGCGCATGCCGATGCCGCCAGCATCCGCGCCGCCCTGGTTGCGGGGGAAACCACGCCGCAGCCGATCAGCCATCGCCGCCTGGCGAGCTACCGCCGGGATGGCGGGTACCAATTGCTCGAAGCCTGCCGAGCCGGGCGCCGCAAGCCCGAAGAGATCATCGCCGTCTTGGAGCAGGCGGGATTGCGCGGCCTCGGCGGTGCCGGCTTTCCGACCGGTCAGAAGTGGCGCCTGGTTCGCCAGCAGCCCGCTCCGCGGCTCTTGGCGATCAATGCCGATGAGGGCGAGCCCGGAACCTTCAAGGACCGCTACTTCCTGGAGACCGACCCGCACCGGATGCTGGAGGGCATGCTGATCGGCGCCTGGGCGATCGAGGCGAAGTCGATCTACGTCTATCTCCGCGACGAGTATCCCGGCATCAGGGCACTCCTCGGCGAGGAGCTGAAGGCGCTGGCCGAGAGCGGGCTCAGCCAAGGGCTGGAGATCGAGCTCAGGCGCGGCGCCGGCGCCTATATCTGCGGTGAAGAGTCGGCGATGCTGGAAAGCATCGAGGGCAAGCGCGGCCTGCCGCGGCACAAACCGCCCTACCCCTCCGAGGTCGGGTTGTTCGGCCGGCCGACGCTCATCAACAATGTCGAGACGCTCCATTGGGTGCGCGACATCGTCGAGCGCGGCGCCGCCTGGTTCGTGGGCCAAGGCGAGAACGGGCGCAAGGGGCTCCACACCTTCTCGGTCTCCGGCCGGGTCAAGCAACCGGGCGTCAAGATCGCCCCGGCGGGGATTACCGTCCGTCGTCTGATCGATGATTTCTGCGGCGGCATGGCTGCGGGCCATCGCTTCAAGGGCTATCTGCCGGGCGGCGCCTCGGGGGGTATTCTGCCGGCGAGCATGGCCGATCTCCCCCTCGACTTCGGCACGCTCGAGCCCCATGGCTGCTTCATCGGCTCGGCCGCGGTGGTGGTGCTCTCCGATCAGGACGATGTGCGCATGGCCGCCCACAACCTCATGCGCTTCTTCGCCCATGAGAGCTGTGGCCAATGCACGCCCTGCCGGGTCGGCACCGAGAAGGCGGCCGCCCTCTTGGGCCAGCCCCGATGGGACCGCCCCCTCTTGAGCGAGCTCAGCACCGCCATGCAGGATGCGTCGATTTGCGGCTTGGGCCAGGCGGCACCCAATCCGATGCTGACAGCGCTCCGCTATTTTCCAGAGGACTTCGCATGA
- a CDS encoding ATP-binding protein, protein MRLKTFNASTMSDAMRLVREHLGEEAIIVSTQRGEGGQGVRVTAALEGYEAEVDGAAAPGKGRNSDGRPGQRPARREDTIEVLSDALDRHGVPANLAERLLRAATTLGVDDPILALAGALDGTFSFHPLPDGRQRQPIMLIGPPGVGKTLTVAKLAARAVMRKREVNLITTDLERAGGYEQLEVFARVLKIDVMTAESPQRLQDALAACGRNGVTIIDTAGRNPYLEDEMRALAKLVEAAKAETALVLAAGGDPLEAADIARAFAAVGAKSLVATRIDLARRLASLLVAVDGSRLKFADVSITASVAEGLKALNPVSLARLLLPDLSAEEEQVYRNRAAS, encoded by the coding sequence ATGCGCCTCAAGACCTTCAATGCTTCGACCATGTCCGATGCCATGCGGCTGGTGCGCGAGCATTTGGGCGAGGAGGCGATCATCGTCTCGACCCAGCGGGGCGAAGGGGGCCAGGGCGTGCGGGTGACCGCTGCGCTCGAGGGCTACGAGGCGGAAGTCGACGGCGCCGCGGCGCCGGGTAAAGGACGAAACTCCGACGGTCGGCCGGGGCAGCGTCCGGCCCGACGCGAAGACACCATCGAGGTGCTGAGCGATGCGCTCGACCGGCATGGGGTGCCGGCGAATTTGGCGGAGCGGCTGTTGCGCGCGGCCACCACGCTCGGCGTCGACGATCCGATCCTGGCCTTGGCCGGCGCGCTCGACGGGACCTTCAGCTTTCATCCGCTTCCCGACGGCCGCCAGCGCCAGCCGATCATGCTGATCGGCCCCCCCGGGGTGGGCAAGACGCTGACCGTTGCCAAGCTCGCCGCCCGCGCGGTCATGCGCAAGCGCGAGGTCAATCTGATCACCACCGATCTCGAGCGTGCCGGCGGCTACGAGCAGCTCGAGGTCTTCGCCCGCGTCCTCAAGATCGACGTCATGACCGCGGAATCGCCGCAGCGTCTGCAGGACGCGCTCGCGGCCTGCGGGCGCAATGGCGTGACGATCATCGACACCGCCGGTCGCAATCCCTATCTGGAGGACGAGATGCGCGCGCTTGCGAAGCTGGTGGAGGCCGCGAAGGCCGAGACTGCGCTTGTCCTCGCCGCCGGGGGGGATCCTTTGGAAGCAGCCGACATCGCCCGCGCCTTCGCCGCCGTCGGCGCCAAGAGCCTGGTTGCAACCCGCATCGACCTGGCGCGGCGGCTCGCGAGCCTCTTGGTCGCGGTCGATGGCAGCCGCCTCAAATTCGCCGATGTCAGCATCACCGCGTCGGTCGCCGAAGGGCTTAAGGCTTTGAATCCCGTGTCTTTGGCACGACTCTTGCTTCCCGATTTGAGCGCGGAGGAAGAGCAGGTCTACCGCAATAGGGCCGCGTCATGA
- a CDS encoding DUF3553 domain-containing protein yields MSQQITPGTLVRHPGQPDWGIGQVQSAIGNRVTVNFEHAGKRLINSDIISLDPVGPNDDQK; encoded by the coding sequence TTGTCCCAGCAGATCACTCCCGGCACATTGGTGCGGCACCCGGGGCAGCCCGACTGGGGCATCGGACAGGTGCAGTCCGCAATCGGCAACCGGGTAACGGTCAATTTCGAGCATGCAGGCAAGCGCCTGATCAACAGCGACATCATCAGTCTCGACCCGGTCGGGCCAAATGACGATCAAAAATGA